The proteins below come from a single Zonotrichia leucophrys gambelii isolate GWCS_2022_RI chromosome 3, RI_Zleu_2.0, whole genome shotgun sequence genomic window:
- the PGM3 gene encoding phosphoacetylglucosamine mutase, with the protein MDSEALRKFSALHPRPAGLTLHYGTAGFRSAAQHLDHVVFRMGLLAALRSKAVTATIGIMVTASHNPEEDNGVKLVDPLGEMLHPSWEEYATQLANAEEQELEKVVTEICQKAAVNLHKDASVFIGRDTRPSSKKLSQSVIDGIQVLGGQYHDYGLVTTPQLHYMVCCQNTQGQYGKATLEGYYEKLSKAFMELIKQSHCSGEFQRHLKIDCANGIGALKLSEMKPYFPQEVVFHIYNDGTKEKLNHLCGADFVKVHQKPPGGLDMKPNERCCSFDGDADRIVYYYKDTAGHFHLIDGDKIATLISIFLKELLAKVKQDFKMAVVQTAYANGNSTRYLQETLKVPVHCVKTGVKHLHHKAQEFDVGVYFEANGHGTVLFSKAAETKIRQLVKEEKDNEKREAAKMLENMIDLINQTVGDAVSDMLVIEAILALKGLSVQHWDALYADLPNRLLKVQVADRRVIDTTDAERRALTPPGLQEKIDALVQKYRLARAFVRPSGTEDVVRIYAEADTQENADALAHEVSLAVFHLAGGKGAPPQPIS; encoded by the exons atggattccGAAGCCCTCAGGAAGTTCTCGGCCCTGCACCCGCGGCCTGCCGGGCTGACCCTGCACTACGGCACGGCCGGGTTCCGCAGCGCGGCCCAGCACCTGGACCACGTCGTGTTCCGCATGGGGCTCCTGGCCGCCCTCCGCTCCAAGGCCGTGACTGCGACCATTGGCATCATGGTCACGGCGTCGCACAACCCTGAA GAAGACAATGGTGTAAAGCTGGTTGATCCTCTTGGAGAAATGCTGCACCCTTCCTGGGAAGAGTATGCCACACAACTAGCAAATGCAGAGGAGCAAGAACTAGAGAAGGTGGTAACTGAGATCTgccaaaaagcagcagtgaacCTGCACAAAGATGCCTCGGTTTTTATTGGCAGAGACACCAG GCCAAGCAGCAAGAAGCTGTCCCAGTCAGTTATAGATGGTATCCAGGTTCTAGGTGGTCAGTACCATG ATTATGGTCTGGTGACAACACCACAGCTCCACTACATGGTCTGCTGTCAAAACACCCAAGGGCAGTATGGGAAAGCAACACTGGAAGGTTATTATGAAAAACTCTCCAAAGCTTTTATGGAACTGATAAAACAG TCTCACTGCTCCGGAGAGTTTCAGAGGCACCTGAAGATTGACTGTGCCAATGGAATTGGAGCCCTGAAACTGTCAGAAATGAAGCCCTACTTTCCACAAGAGGTGGTATTCCACATATATAATGATGGAACCAAGGAGAAACTCAATCACTTATGTGGTGCAGATTTTGTGAAAGTTCACCAGAAACCACCTGGAG GGCTGGACATGAAGCCCAATGAGAGATGCTGCTCATTTGATGGTGATGCAGATAGAATTGTTTATTATTATAAGGACACAGCTGGCCATTTTCACCTGATCGATGGAGATAAAATAGCAACTTTAATTAGTATCTTCCTAAAAGAACTTCTTGCCAAG GTGAAACAGGACTTCAAGATGGCAGTGGTGCAAACAGCATATGCCAATGGGAATTCAACACGCTACCTCCAGGAAACACTGAAG gtccctgtgcaCTGTGTGAAAACAGGAGTGAAACACTTGCACCACAAGGCCCAGGAGTTTGATGTGGGTGTTTATTTTGAGGCAAACGGTCATGGCACA GTACTGTTTAGTAAAGCTGCTGAAACTAAAATTCGACAGCTGgtaaaagaggagaaagataatgagaaaagagaagcagcaaagaTGCTTGAAAACATGATTGACCTGATTAACCAG ACTGTTGGCGACGCTGTGTCGGACATGCTTGTGATCGAGGCAATCCTGGCTCTGAAGGGTCTGAGCGTGCAGCACTGGGATGCCCTCTATGCCGACCTTCCCAATCGGCTGCTCAAGGTCCAG GTGGCAGACAGGCGTGTTATTGACACCACAGATGCAGAAAGGCGAGCACTGACGCCGccggggctgcaggagaagatCGATGCCCTTGTGCAGAAGTACAGACTGGCGCGGGCGTTTGTCCGTCCGTCGGGAACAGAGGACGTCGTCAGGATCTATGCTGAGGCAGACACACAG GAGAATGCAGATGCACTTGCCCATGAAGTGAGCCTGGCTGTTTTCCACCTCGCTGGTGGGAAAGGAGCACCACCCCAGCCTATATCATGA